A region from the Haloarcula limicola genome encodes:
- a CDS encoding beta-ketoacyl-ACP reductase, with protein sequence MNLDNQTCVITGSSRGIGRGIAKDLGEHGANVVVNYRSSEAEARAVVESIREDGGDAIAAQADVAKAAEVQAMRERVADEFGPADVLVNNAGITIDKKFENMTREDWDTVMNVNLGGVFNCTDAFYDDIKGAEHGRLINISSVVGQQGNIGQANYATTKSGLFGFTRTLALELAHTGSTANCVAPGFVETDMLEEVPERVQEKILREIPLDRFATVDDIAGIVRFVASEESSYMTGQVLGVNGGMEW encoded by the coding sequence ATGAACCTCGACAACCAGACGTGTGTGATCACCGGATCGTCACGAGGTATCGGGCGCGGCATCGCGAAAGACCTCGGGGAACACGGCGCGAACGTCGTCGTCAACTATCGCTCCTCGGAGGCCGAAGCGCGGGCAGTCGTCGAATCCATCCGCGAGGACGGCGGCGACGCCATCGCCGCACAGGCCGACGTCGCCAAGGCCGCGGAAGTGCAGGCCATGCGCGAGCGAGTGGCCGACGAGTTCGGTCCGGCGGACGTTCTCGTCAACAACGCCGGCATCACGATCGACAAGAAGTTCGAGAACATGACCCGCGAGGACTGGGACACGGTCATGAACGTCAACCTCGGGGGCGTGTTTAACTGCACCGACGCCTTCTACGACGACATCAAGGGAGCCGAACACGGCCGCCTCATCAACATCTCCAGCGTCGTCGGCCAGCAGGGCAACATCGGGCAGGCCAACTACGCCACGACGAAGTCCGGCCTGTTCGGATTCACGCGCACGCTCGCGTTGGAACTCGCTCACACCGGATCGACGGCGAACTGCGTCGCGCCGGGGTTCGTCGAGACCGACATGCTGGAGGAGGTGCCCGAACGCGTCCAGGAGAAGATTCTGCGCGAGATCCCGCTGGACCGCTTCGCCACCGTCGACGACATCGCGGGCATCGTCCGATTCGTCGCCAGCGAGGAGTCCAGTTACATGACCGGCCAGGTGCTTGGCGTCAACGGCGGCATGGAGTGGTAA
- a CDS encoding alpha-1 4-glucan-protein synthase, with the protein MKQDICVVVPTIRNHECMRAYFENARRHGFDLDRLHVVLVTEDFCDTDAMREMLDEEGVEGSVFDGEARETWFAERGLEEYSHLIPAASHAQTSFGLLYLWAEERFDYGVFIDDDTLPHEDVDFFGTHMENLAFEGTIEAVGSDEDWVNVLYQNEDDHGLYPRGYPYAAMDESVETADTRVDDVVASQGLWTNVPDLDAVRILMDGDLQGQAQTRTSAEDFGEDFVAAEGNYLTVCSMNLAFRREVVPAFYQLPMDDNEWDVGRFDDIWSGLFLKRACDVLDKTIYNGDPLCEHNKAPRSTFSDLTNEVHGLELNEHVWEILDSVGEGAESYAEVFEAMGRALADGDFADWENGAFLNHCGEYMLDWLDCLDAIAAAETGPVPAAADD; encoded by the coding sequence ATGAAACAGGACATCTGTGTCGTGGTACCGACGATTCGGAACCACGAGTGCATGCGCGCGTACTTCGAGAACGCTCGCCGTCACGGTTTCGACCTCGATAGGTTGCACGTCGTGCTCGTCACCGAGGACTTCTGTGACACCGACGCGATGCGGGAGATGCTGGACGAGGAGGGCGTCGAGGGGAGCGTCTTCGACGGCGAGGCCCGCGAGACGTGGTTCGCCGAGCGCGGTCTCGAGGAATACTCGCACCTGATCCCGGCGGCCAGTCACGCACAGACCTCCTTCGGACTGCTCTATCTCTGGGCCGAGGAGCGATTCGACTACGGCGTCTTCATCGACGACGATACGCTCCCGCACGAGGACGTGGACTTCTTCGGGACGCACATGGAGAACCTCGCCTTCGAAGGGACTATCGAGGCCGTCGGGTCAGACGAGGACTGGGTGAACGTCCTCTACCAGAACGAGGACGACCACGGGCTCTATCCCCGCGGATACCCCTACGCCGCGATGGACGAGAGCGTGGAGACAGCGGACACACGCGTCGACGACGTCGTCGCCTCGCAGGGACTCTGGACGAACGTCCCGGACTTAGATGCCGTTCGCATCCTGATGGACGGTGACCTACAGGGACAGGCACAGACTCGCACCAGCGCCGAGGACTTCGGTGAGGACTTCGTCGCCGCCGAGGGGAACTACCTCACCGTCTGCTCGATGAACCTCGCCTTCCGCCGGGAGGTCGTCCCGGCGTTCTACCAGCTGCCGATGGACGACAACGAGTGGGACGTCGGTCGGTTCGACGACATCTGGTCCGGGCTGTTCCTCAAGCGAGCCTGTGACGTCCTCGATAAGACCATCTACAACGGCGACCCGCTCTGTGAGCACAACAAGGCCCCGCGCTCGACGTTCTCGGACCTGACCAACGAGGTCCACGGCCTCGAACTCAACGAACACGTCTGGGAGATACTCGACTCGGTCGGCGAGGGCGCGGAGTCCTACGCCGAGGTGTTCGAGGCGATGGGTCGAGCGCTCGCCGACGGCGACTTCGCCGACTGGGAGAACGGGGCGTTCCTCAATCACTGCGGGGAGTACATGCTCGACTGGCTGGACTGTCTCGACGCGATCGCGGCGGCCGAGACCGGACCGGTCCCGGCCGCGGCCGACGACTGA
- a CDS encoding acyl-CoA carboxylase subunit beta, whose product MSQQEEPDDETETPDPVEELREKRREAELGGGEARIEAQHEKGKMTARERIDFLVDDGTFYEVDPFVEHRSTNFGMEEKRYAGDAVVTGYGEVDGRKVFLFAHDFTVLGGSVGEVVADKICKVMDKAIENGVPVIGLNDSGGARIQEGVDSLVGFAKIFERNTKASGLIPQISAIMGPCAGGATYSPALTDFTFMVQDTSHMFITGPDVIETVTGEQVSKEELGGASSHSTKSGVAHFSYPSEEEVLENIRRLLSYLPQNNMEDPPRVSPWDEPDREVPELTDIVPSAPRKPYDMEEVVGRIVDEESFFEVYGNWARNVITGFGRMDGQSVGVVANQPRVSAGTLDIDAAEKAARFVRFCDSFNIPILTFVDVPGFMPGTDQEHNGIIRRGAKLIYAYAEATVPLLSVVVRKAYGGAYIVMSSKFLGSDVNYAWPGSEMAVLGPRGAVNILYRKEIANADDPDAKRQELMDDFREEFAHPYGPAKRGYLDDVIEPKDTRKRLIDDLDLLQRKREDTPPKDHGNIPL is encoded by the coding sequence ATGAGTCAACAGGAAGAACCAGACGACGAGACGGAAACGCCCGACCCCGTCGAGGAGCTCCGAGAGAAGCGCCGAGAGGCGGAACTCGGCGGCGGCGAGGCACGCATCGAAGCCCAACACGAGAAGGGGAAGATGACCGCGCGCGAGCGCATCGACTTCCTCGTGGACGACGGGACGTTCTACGAGGTCGACCCCTTCGTCGAACACCGCTCGACGAACTTCGGGATGGAGGAGAAGCGCTACGCCGGCGACGCCGTGGTCACGGGCTACGGCGAAGTCGACGGCCGCAAGGTGTTCCTCTTCGCGCACGACTTCACCGTGCTGGGCGGTTCCGTCGGCGAAGTCGTCGCCGACAAGATCTGTAAGGTGATGGACAAGGCCATCGAGAACGGCGTCCCCGTCATCGGGCTGAACGACTCCGGCGGCGCGCGCATCCAGGAGGGCGTCGACTCGCTGGTCGGCTTCGCCAAGATCTTCGAGCGCAACACGAAGGCCAGCGGCCTCATCCCGCAGATCTCGGCCATCATGGGACCCTGTGCCGGCGGTGCCACCTACTCCCCGGCGCTGACGGACTTCACGTTCATGGTGCAGGACACCAGCCACATGTTCATCACGGGACCGGACGTCATCGAGACGGTCACCGGTGAACAGGTCTCGAAGGAGGAACTCGGCGGCGCGAGTTCGCACTCCACGAAGTCCGGCGTCGCGCACTTCTCGTATCCCTCCGAAGAGGAGGTCTTAGAGAACATCCGCCGCCTGCTCTCGTATCTCCCGCAGAACAACATGGAGGACCCGCCGCGGGTTTCGCCGTGGGACGAGCCCGATCGCGAGGTGCCCGAGCTCACGGACATCGTCCCCTCCGCGCCGCGAAAGCCCTACGACATGGAGGAGGTCGTCGGACGCATCGTGGACGAGGAGTCCTTCTTCGAGGTCTACGGCAACTGGGCGCGAAACGTCATCACCGGCTTCGGCCGGATGGACGGCCAGTCGGTCGGCGTCGTCGCCAACCAGCCGCGGGTCAGCGCCGGGACCCTGGACATCGACGCCGCCGAGAAGGCCGCGCGGTTCGTCCGGTTCTGTGACTCCTTCAACATCCCCATCCTCACGTTCGTCGACGTGCCCGGTTTCATGCCCGGCACCGACCAGGAGCACAACGGCATCATCCGCCGCGGCGCGAAGCTCATCTACGCCTACGCCGAGGCGACGGTACCGCTGCTCTCCGTCGTCGTCCGCAAAGCCTACGGCGGCGCGTACATCGTCATGTCCTCGAAGTTCCTCGGCAGCGACGTGAACTACGCGTGGCCGGGCTCGGAGATGGCGGTGCTGGGGCCGCGCGGCGCGGTCAACATCCTCTACCGGAAGGAGATCGCCAACGCCGACGACCCCGACGCCAAGCGCCAGGAGCTGATGGACGACTTCCGCGAGGAGTTCGCCCACCCCTACGGTCCCGCGAAACGGGGCTACTTAGACGACGTCATCGAACCGAAGGACACGCGCAAGCGCCTCATCGACGACCTGGACCTGCTCCAGCGCAAGCGCGAGGACACGCCGCCGAAGGATCACGGCAACATCCCGCTGTGA